AAATTGCCCGATCTACAatagtaataaaatataaaaatgaaaactaaTAACAGTAAATTAAAAGGATAAAAATAAAGGGAATAATAACTCACTCTGTAATGATACATTAATTATATCTgtcattttcgaatatttcctcATTTTTTCTGTAATGGCCACTACATTGGAATAAGTTTTATAAGGGTTCTTTAACTCTGCTTTGCCATAAGAACCACTCATTGTGAGTTTCCCAATAATTTTCAAGgtattttgtaatataatttttgattttattactTGCGAAGGTTTCTGTTTTCTTAATTGATGATTCATTAAATCAGTTAAGTTTACGTCATTTACAAAACCATCAATAACAAGCATTGATGCATTGAAAGATCCTTTAATTGTTTTTCGATTATAGAGAGTTTGCTTTGCAGATTTTAATAATGCTTCCTGTATCTTGTATCCCATTATAGTGCCAGATAAACTGTGTAGTAAATACCAATTACTGTCTAAGTAAAAACATAATAGAACtaattacaattaataatacataaatttatttgattaattACTTCATATTGTTAATGGtgacgatattaaaatttttttgtccCGTAATGGTTACAAACTTCTCCTTTTGCATTAAAGTATTCTTAGCCAATTCATTGAAATTtaaaccatttaaattttctaCAGTTAGTACTCCCACTGTTTTCTTCCCAAGTACAACATTTGTTTCAGAATCGTTTCTAATAATATCTGTTTTAAGATTCATgttgttaattttcttctttgcaTGCAATTTGCCTAAATGAATAAAAGAGAATTAATaagtaataaaaatgattacttATTACACGTAATTTATTACCTAAGGCCTTTAATTTATTGAATATCCATTTTGCCTTGACTTCttgttttctatattttactAAGGCATTATCAAATGTATCGTTAAAGCTTGACACTAAAGACTTCATGGTTGAAGTACTTGTGATAACAGGTGTTTCAACACTGTTTAAAGAAGCAAAAACAGTTATTTCTTGCAATCTTGTTTTACTTAAAATACGTTTCGATATGTTCTCCCAGTTTTCAAGATTTAATATGTTCAAAGAATTCTGAAATAGATTGTTATTATATAGTATGCAGcaaattctaataaaaaatttataaaataacgaaattttCTGACATTTAGAGTAATATTTCCTTTCATCAGTGCATTTATAATGTGTAGATTTTTCCCATAAAAAACTGTAAAGTTTGTTATCATCCAAAttcttgtaaataatttttctaacatgatattatttatattttgtattattggTTCTGTTAAAAATGTTGCAGATCCTTTAATAACAATATTGGACAGAATCTCACTTTTTGCAAATGCAATAAAATATGGCAAATTTATCGCATTTGTTTCTATGCTTCCAGAAATCCGTTTTTTATGCAGATTAGGATTTTCTTCTAATTGTGTCAAATTTAATGGGAGATAAGAAGTGTACATATAAGTTGTTTTGAAACCATTGtctgtaaaaattattaaaacattagtaaaaatataaattaataatttgaaataactttaataatactaataattaaaaattataactcACCAAATGTTATGTTTCCTAAAGATATCATATCTTCAAGTTTGATAGCATTGGACagaaaatcaacaaaatttacattattaatgctatttgtgtaaatattttgttctgatataatatttcttattaCTTTGGGTGGTTCTCTGCAAAATTGAATGGGTGATCGAAGAGTGTCAATGattaaatttattgccttgaTTTGAGATTTCAGAGTGTTAGGCTCAATCCATAAATTTGTAAGTCTTTTCATTTCTGTATAAGTGAAGATGAAATGATAGAAGTATCAATCGTAATATTGAAAGAAATTATGCAATTTACAGAGTAACTTGAAATTTACCTGTTacatttacattattcatgtatGTTACAGATATATTCTTTACAGTAACATTATGATAGAATCGTTCACCAGTCAGATTGAAGAGTTTGAACAAAAAGGTTGAATTctgagtaaaatatttttcacttagatTCCCAAAAACATGTGAACTTGTCAATCCTTTTACAGTAATATTGTTTGCTACTAGTGTGATAGTCTTCATTTCAGGTACAATTATTATAGTAGTACTGCATAATGGTGTCTCAATCCTTTACatgaaaaaatagtttttatATATAAGATAAGAGTATTGGGTCTTTAACTATGATATATGTTAAATAAACATACTGTgggaattttaaatttttatatgtaGACTTTTGTAACTCTACATTATGGTAAATATGTTTTCTTCCTGTTATGATAATTCTATTTAGAGAATTAGCAGTGATCCAATTTCGAAAACTATGTAAAGTAACATTGCTCcatttctaaattatttatttacttatcaaAACAAAGATATACCTTAAAAGTTtatgttttataaaaaattgttaacttCTTACCATTCTTTTACTTGAAAGTATTAAAGATACCGATACATTATTGTGTAAAGGTACtacatttgataaaatatttttaactgatCCTGTTTTATTAGCAATCAAATCTTttgattttaaattttcaatcttGAGATTATCTAGGACGAAATCATTTAAGATCATTGAGTTGGAAATTATTGTTACAGGTAATAAGAATTTTGTTGAATTGCCTAATAATCTTCCTTTTAAATGGATATTGTCCTTTACTTTTACTTTAGATGCTTTGATCAAACCACTCATTTTGGTGGGAGGACCATTTAACGATAATAAGATTCCACCATCTGTTAAATTTAATTGTTTAACTCTTATTTCTCTTGCTTGTATTTCTTGTTTAGTCAAATTTGGGTTAATATTCAGTAGTATTAAAGCATCTGTCACATTCATACTGTTGAAGGTGTGTTCTcctgtaatataatatattttgtgtAGATAATTCTTGTGACACAATTAATAcgagataattaattttattttggatACAAAATTAATATCAGAAAATTCTACCTAAGATATTTTGATCGCCAATTACTTTAAGAACATTTTCCTGAAAATCATTTAATGGTTTCCCATTAATTGTCttgttaacaaaaatattttctactggAAGACTAAATAGTGGACATTTCcaattctttatttctttaacaTTCATGGCTTTGAAATTCAGTGTACGATCATTGTCTTTTGTAGTTTTTAACAGAGACAGAAGATTAggatttcttttaatattcagACAATTGATTTTACATTTTGTTTTACATTTAACTTGAATATTCTTTGCATGTAAAGAAGTAAAAGTTAAATTGTTGAAGttcaattttctatttataatatCTTTTTGTTCTTGAAGCTTTGAGACCACTTTTTTATACTGTTTTGATACATCCTTTAATGCTTGTGAGTTATACTCATTTATCTGCAAAGATATTAAAAGATTTAAGAGTATTTAATTAAcctgaattattttcatttactcgaaacataaaattttacaTTGTGAACAAAAAGCTGATCTATGTTGcctttcaaaattttaatagaattcTTTGAATCAGGTATTCTTTTCGATATTCTTTGAGTTATATTCATAGCATTCATGTTCCATGCTCTGATTTCTTCTTGCAAATCTTTGTGAGATTTCTTTTTGGTCCATATTGGTTGTTTTAGTGTCCAtgtatcatttttatattttatcagcAACAACTCTTTTCCATACAATGTAACTTGATGAAATTTACGAACTCTAgacaattttatatttgattCCACAAATCTCCAGCCATTATATGAATAGATCAATATTGTATCTTCATACAAAGATAAAAGTACAATTGCTTTGTTTGAAATTATTGGTACTGTAAAGCTGCCAGGGGAAATTTGTTGAAATGGAACAAAACGATCATGGatttctttatatataattataaatgaCTCCATGGAAAGACTCAGATAGTGTTCCATAAAATGACCTTCATTTAATTGAAAAGATGAAACATCTTGACTTGCTGGTAATCTCTGTGTCACTGTAAATTTATTTGATCttaaaaaatacttgaaaattaaaGTGGTGGGTCCAGTTGCAGCAATGTACATGAATCCCTTGCTAAAGAAAGGAATTAATTTGTTGGTACCATGATTTATAACCTGCACTAAATCAAAGTAATAACCCAACCAAATGAAAACTGAAATGTTTGAATTTGATGCAATGCCTAAGTACAGTTGGTTCATTCCTTTCCAAATTGCTAGATGGGTTATATTATTAGATTCAAAGTCTTGAATAGGATACAAATAATAGTTCTCCTTGACTTTTGTGAAGTGCAAAATGAGAACTGAACCATCCTGATTTTGTACTATTAAAAAAGCTTCGTAGGTACGgctatttacaattatttgcTTGCCATTGGCCAGAATATAAGCAGTAACATAATTGAAAGTGTTATTCTGAAATGAACATTAAAAACTTAAAAACGAAGCATTAacacttatttttaatttttaatattattaataatatttttataatatgacGCACATTTATCTGGTATAAAGATATTTTAGAACTATCTAAAATTATAACGAACCAAGATAACTCAAGTTCGTtttgaagagaaaagaaatttacgtCTTGGACGTTGTTGAAGTTCAATTGATCGAAATCTTGAAATTCGTTCAATACATCAATACCTAAAAGTTAtcagaatatattttacaattgataatgtataaaatgcataaaatttgAGTGCagttcaaaatattcaaatttaaatgttAATCGATTCAAAGTTCGACTTATCGATTACTACACCTGCCAAAGTACACGTGGTCACTCtacgatatatatattatatacttctAAAACGGAGGTATCAACATTAGCGATACTCTAGTAATCACaacattatttgttttttttcgtttttatactataaaaactcgaccgtttgCCCATATATGTAAAATCATACAATATGTCCACATCCGAGGAAATGAACGAAAATTTAACGGTACAAGTTTGCGAATTGGAAGCATTAAAATCCATTTATCCAAAAGAATTAATTATTGCCGACTATGGAACGTTGGTAGATGTTAATGACTTTATTAAAAATCCTGCACAAGAACTTCCTCGAAGATTGGAATATTCAATTGAACTTTCAATGAATGATGTAagataaacaaatattaattaacatAATGTTTATAAAATGAAACACCCAATCTCCTCCATAGGGAACAATTGAAATGTTGGTTAGTTTGTCAGCTAATTATCCCAAAGAGAAGCCAGAGATTTATGCTAGAAGTTCATCATTGAATCGAACTCAACAGTTGCTTTTAAACCAATCACTAAATGATGTTGTTAAATGTCAAGAGGAAGGTGAACCATGCATCTACATGTTAATATCATGGTTACAAGACAATGGTGAAGATTACATTGCAGCATCTAATATGAATCAGAAAAAGGAATATGATTGTGTAAACAAAGATAACAAGCAGGCAGGATCTACAATTTTTGCTAGATATTGGATATATAGTCATCATATCTACAGCAAGTTCAAGAGAAAAAGCATAACTGCCTTGGCAAAAGAAAATTCTATTACTGGCTTTTGTTTGGCAGGAAAGCCAGGTGTTATTTGCATGGAAGGTGTTTTTAAAGACTGTGACTACTGCTGGCAGAAAGTATTAGCTTTTACAGTTTTGTTATGTTTAGATTATAATTTTGAAAGGTTGAatatcatttttcaatttttagatTAAATCTATGAATTGGCACAGAATATTGATAAGATTATTAGAAAAAGAGGAAGATTGTAAGAACATTGATAGTGTgcgtaaatttaataattttcaagaaatatCTTTTCCTACATTTGAACGTCACAACGATATgggacaattattaaaatatttaacagaGCATAAGATGCAGCATGCATTTAAGGAACTATTTGGAATTGAAGGTAAATctacagaactgccaaattaatcatttgcaataaaattattataatcatagtAATGCTATTATGTAAATAGATatagtattataaaattattatcatttataTGCTATCCATAATGAGTACATACCTTTAATGGAAACATTTGATATTTTTCTCTTATATCGAGTAAAAGATGTATTTTTAGTGTGCtctataattttttcattgatTTTAATCAATATATCttcattcaaatttttaaatgctaaacataatattttaaactgtaatatataaataaatacatttaatttttcattttacccAGAATTCCATACCATAGTCTGATCTCAATTCCTCAAAAAAGTTTGTTGTTTGTTCAAGTGCATTATTTAGAGCATAATTCCTTTGTAAATGTGGTTGACAACTTGTTACATTacttaatacaaaaattaataaaagattTAACAACATTTTTACATGAACACTCTCAGATTACCACTTGGATTATCAATTTATAAGTATGAATGTCTCATAGATGGAAGGAAAGTCATGTatgtttatactttttttttcttgtagtACTGGTAGAAATTCTCTAAATTTAAAtgtgatatatatgtatatacatacacacaacTTCCAATTTTAAGTGAAACTTGCATTTAACTtttaatgaatattttattaacattcAAGTTgtaataatatacaaaatgaaattatagactttttatgaacaatttttatttaactatGATCATGAAACATTTATTGCTTTAAGTTTTATCTAACCGTGGCATATCGCAAAAGTTCATTGGTGAGAAATTGGCCTGGAATGTAAGGAGCTGGTGGTCCAAGAACATCCTGTGTTGGACTATGAACTTTAATTTGTCTCATATGTGTGTCTCGTCCATTTTGATGATTACTTATTACAGCTATTTGTATCATAAATGTCCTAATAGGTCTGTCATTTATGTCTTTTATTGGAATTACAACCCAACCACTTGGCTCATTTAAGTCCATAACTTCTACCTCTTGAAGATCATTAAAATTTGTGCCTGCTCTAATACTTATCCTGAAAACAAATACTTTATAAGAAATCCAGCAATTATATTTTAACAATTCAGTGCATTACTTTAATTTAGAGAGATATAAATATCTTACCTGCTAGGAGTGTAACTTTCATCTAACTTATAATCTGTATAAATGCATATATCGCGTATAGTCGTTTTCCTTTTAAATTGTATGTTTACTAAATGTGGTAATTGTCCATCAGATTGCCAATAGGTTTCTGTAACATCATCACGTAGTTGATCTACACCAAAACCAGGTTTACAACTGGACAAACTCCAAATTGCATGATTTCCCACTTCCCGTACACGACCAGCTAATTCCTCCTGAACCGGATCTATCTCTCCTATATTAATAAATCATTGAAGTTAACAAAGTGTTTGTTACTAAATTGATACATCCTTTATAGTTAAAGTGGAgcataattttacaaaaaaaaaaaggattcaCCTCCATTTCCAGTTTTATTGCTCATAATTACTTGGTTATTATTAGTATGAAGTTAAATCTTATGACAGCATTTTTAACTATATTTGTCTGTCACACACATATATGTATTCTAGATACATAttatttttagatatatatatatatatatatatatatatatatatctgtgtaaaaataatatatatttacttcATGTATACGCAACaaagatttttaataataacattaataatattgataataataataataataataataataataaagcttTAAACAATTtagagacaacaaaattttcaaatatttatatcaTTTATTACAATTCCAAAAATAACAGTTCATTTAAATAACTTTTGCATAAAATGGACAAGAAACTAAACAACTTGACACAgatttattatgtatttttaagtttataatgCTATCTGTCAAAAGAGTGTGGTTATCTCTATGCTGCCACCTACAACAAACATACTAAGCTATTGAAGCTTGCAATGTTCAATAAAAtatcaataattaaaattaatattgattCAATTTTTTCTGTGAAAAAAATAATGTTCGCGCAATCGTTTAACAATCGTGAACATGACCGTGTTCAACGATATATTTCTCGATAATAGCAAGTTGAGCACCGCTGTTCCGCAGATAGTGGTACCCAATTTTATAATTCATCAGATGATTCCTCAAGTGTAAACAATTGCGAACGGGAAAAACAAAATGgatcaaataaaaaattcaaaggtATTCAAATAAAGGTTTACTCAACTTATTACATAGTTATTTTGAACAAACTTATAACACCTGTCAATATGTTATTCTTTCTTGTTACATACTACTTTTTGATAtctgtaaagaaaaatatagaatatacgtttccTTGCAGTAATTATTTCAAAATCTATGTAATATTttccgtatttcttttttaacaattaaaaaaaatctattaatttaaaatctaaaacgatacaaaaatattatttcgttggaTTATAGCAGCTGTCATTAATGTGATTTTTAGGTAGAAAATGTGAGGATTCTTGATAAGTATAGTAATAATCATTCTATTGGAACCTTTTATTTAACCGTTACGCATTTTGTGTTCACTGAACGaagtggaaagaaaaatatttgggtAAGAGTGTAAAACCTGTTACATTCAGCCCTTTCATGGCAATGGTCTCTCTTTAGAAAGCAATCTACAATGGCTTTTCATATCATAACATTACAGGTTGCATATAAtcatatttcaaatattgaaaaacaaCCTTTAACTACAACAGGCTCGCCGTTATGTATTAAgtgcaaacatttttttattgtaaCATTTGTTATTCCAAAAGAACGTGACTGCCATGACATATATCAAGCACTATCAAAATTGTCTTGTCCAGGTAAACAAATAAGAAAACATTTTTAGTTGAAAGACCCAGATGTTCAACATTACATATCTTCTTTTTAGTAAGTGTAGAGGATCTTTATTGTTTCAATTATCAAGCATATAGAGACATCTTGCCACAGCATGCAGGATGGAATTTTTTTAACATACGAAGTGAGTTTCAAAGACAGGGTGTTCCAAATGAAGAATGGACCCTAacatatttaaatacaaattatgaggtatgtaataatattatacatgtTATAGTATTGTATATGTTATTGTATTTACAATTCGTAAATATGCttcaaatttttatgaaaatattgagtGTGTTTCCAGCTTTGTGACACATATCCAAAGTATTTGTATGTACCTAGTACATGTGCCAATAGCACCTTGGTAGGCAGTGCAAAGTTTAGAAGTAGAGGAAGATTACCAGTTTTAACATATTTACATTCTAACAAGGTTCGAGTAATAAACAAACAAACTAAATTTTAAAGAGTGCATAGTAGTTTACAATTCATATATAAAATGTTTTGCAGGCTGCTATTTGTCGTTGCAGTCAACCTTTATCAGGATTTAGTGCACGATGTCCTGAGGATGAACAAATgatgtacaatattttatgtACAAATCCCAATTCCAAATATATGTACGTTGTAGATACACGACCGCGCGTAAGTCTATAAACACCAACCAAGGTATTTTTGTAATTGTAAACATTTCAGTAATCCTTTACATAAATcaattcaatgaaatttttcttGTATAATTTATGAATAGATTAGAAATCAATTTTCTACTTTGTTAATTTAGATTAATGCCTTTGCGAATAAAGCTGCTGGAAAAGGGTATGAAAATGAAAACTTTTATGACAATATAAAGTTTCATTTCTTTGGAATTGAAAATATACATGTGATGAGAGCCAGTTTAAACAAGTTGATAGAATGTaagtattttactatttttagtTTGATCTCTGAAGCATAATTCTTCAATGTTTCAAATGTATTAATTACTATCTAGTACAAAGAACGACTTTGGTGAGTGCGTTTTTAAGTGGGTTGGAAAACAGTGGATGGCTTAAACACATTCGATCTATATTAGAAACTGCTTGGTTTATTACTCGAGCAGTTTCGAATGGTGTTAGTGTAGTAGTGCACTGTAGCGATGGTTGGGATCGCACTGCTCAAGTATGTTCATTAAGTGCACTATTATTGGATCCATTTTATAGGACAATTCAAGGTTTTCAAGtaagaatttaattattatcACAAACTTTCTAtgtaagtattttaattttattcttatttcttatttcttttttataaaaaataattattttaggcGTTAATAGAGAAAGACTGGTTATCATTTGGACATAAGTTTAACGACCGTTGCGGCCATATTAGCTGTGATGTTAAAGAATTAGCGCCAATTTTCACACAGTTTATTGATGCAACATATCAGTTGCTGCAACAGTATCcacataaatttcaatttaatgaacTTTTTTTATTAACTCTTCACGATCACGTGCATAGTTGCGAACATGGTACTTTTATAGGAAACTCAGAAAAAGAAAGATACATACTCaggtattatttttaacatatatttattttacaaaagatTATTACTTCGTCtatttccaattatttttaGAGTATCGGAAAGAACATATTCTTTGTGGGGATTAATGGCGAATAATATGCATGAATACATAAATCCACTCTACAAGTGCAACCGTTTTAATGATGAATCCAGTAGTGTTCTCCAACCGAAATTAGCACCACAGAGCATCATGTAATAcacaaaa
The Ptiloglossa arizonensis isolate GNS036 chromosome 12, iyPtiAriz1_principal, whole genome shotgun sequence DNA segment above includes these coding regions:
- the LOC143153045 gene encoding uncharacterized protein LOC143153045, producing the protein MGIDVLNEFQDFDQLNFNNVQDVNFFSLQNELELSWFVIILDSSKISLYQINNNTFNYVTAYILANGKQIIVNSRTYEAFLIVQNQDGSVLILHFTKVKENYYLYPIQDFESNNITHLAIWKGMNQLYLGIASNSNISVFIWLGYYFDLVQVINHGTNKLIPFFSKGFMYIAATGPTTLIFKYFLRSNKFTVTQRLPASQDVSSFQLNEGHFMEHYLSLSMESFIIIYKEIHDRFVPFQQISPGSFTVPIISNKAIVLLSLYEDTILIYSYNGWRFVESNIKLSRVRKFHQVTLYGKELLLIKYKNDTWTLKQPIWTKKKSHKDLQEEIRAWNMNAMNITQRISKRIPDSKNSIKILKGNIDQLFVHNINEYNSQALKDVSKQYKKVVSKLQEQKDIINRKLNFNNLTFTSLHAKNIQVKCKTKCKINCLNIKRNPNLLSLLKTTKDNDRTLNFKAMNVKEIKNWKCPLFSLPVENIFVNKTINGKPLNDFQENVLKVIGDQNILGEHTFNSMNVTDALILLNINPNLTKQEIQAREIRVKQLNLTDGGILLSLNGPPTKMSGLIKASKVKVKDNIHLKGRLLGNSTKFLLPVTIISNSMILNDFVLDNLKIENLKSKDLIANKTGSVKNILSNVVPLHNNVSVSLILSSKRMKWSNVTLHSFRNWITANSLNRIIITGRKHIYHNVELQKSTYKNLKFPQIETPLCSTTIIIVPEMKTITLVANNITVKGLTSSHVFGNLSEKYFTQNSTFLFKLFNLTGERFYHNVTVKNISVTYMNNVNVTEMKRLTNLWIEPNTLKSQIKAINLIIDTLRSPIQFCREPPKVIRNIISEQNIYTNSINNVNFVDFLSNAIKLEDMISLGNITFDNGFKTTYMYTSYLPLNLTQLEENPNLHKKRISGSIETNAINLPYFIAFAKSEILSNIVIKGSATFLTEPIIQNINNIMLEKLFTRIWMITNFTVFYGKNLHIINALMKGNITLNNSLNILNLENWENISKRILSKTRLQEITVFASLNSVETPVITSTSTMKSLVSSFNDTFDNALVKYRKQEVKAKWIFNKLKALGKLHAKKKINNMNLKTDIIRNDSETNVVLGKKTVGVLTVENLNGLNFNELAKNTLMQKEKFVTITGQKNFNIVTINNMNLSGTIMGYKIQEALLKSAKQTLYNRKTIKGSFNASMLVIDGFVNDVNLTDLMNHQLRKQKPSQVIKSKIILQNTLKIIGKLTMSGSYGKAELKNPYKTYSNVVAITEKMRKYSKMTDIINVSLQNRAIYVSKLEVTKEMNVTDVSNENIIIQQEQYKTNNYFHRCANDNATNIDFNVNSNDSVLIKSISLAEEEFVIWIKSDFVSIYICNNTGKSFSHLKDLYIPNIIDAFVESMLHSLWIILRLSSQTLVLHYQPWNDMVSGIWKDSRVPEISLKFPLKEK
- the Apc10 gene encoding anaphase-promoting complex subunit 10; this encodes MSNKTGNGGEIDPVQEELAGRVREVGNHAIWSLSSCKPGFGVDQLRDDVTETYWQSDGQLPHLVNIQFKRKTTIRDICIYTDYKLDESYTPSRISIRAGTNFNDLQEVEVMDLNEPSGWVVIPIKDINDRPIRTFMIQIAVISNHQNGRDTHMRQIKVHSPTQDVLGPPAPYIPGQFLTNELLRYATVR
- the LOC143153095 gene encoding RWD domain-containing protein 2A, which encodes MSTSEEMNENLTVQVCELEALKSIYPKELIIADYGTLVDVNDFIKNPAQELPRRLEYSIELSMNDGTIEMLVSLSANYPKEKPEIYARSSSLNRTQQLLLNQSLNDVVKCQEEGEPCIYMLISWLQDNGEDYIAASNMNQKKEYDCVNKDNKQAGSTIFARYWIYSHHIYSKFKRKSITALAKENSITGFCLAGKPGVICMEGVFKDCDYCWQKIKSMNWHRILIRLLEKEEDCKNIDSVRKFNNFQEISFPTFERHNDMGQLLKYLTEHKMQHAFKELFGIEGKSTELPN
- the Mtmr6 gene encoding myotubularin related protein 6 — its product is MDQIKNSKVENVRILDKYSNNHSIGTFYLTVTHFVFTERSGKKNIWVAYNHISNIEKQPLTTTGSPLCIKCKHFFIVTFVIPKERDCHDIYQALSKLSCPVSVEDLYCFNYQAYRDILPQHAGWNFFNIRSEFQRQGVPNEEWTLTYLNTNYELCDTYPKYLYVPSTCANSTLVGSAKFRSRGRLPVLTYLHSNKAAICRCSQPLSGFSARCPEDEQMMYNILCTNPNSKYMYVVDTRPRINAFANKAAGKGYENENFYDNIKFHFFGIENIHVMRASLNKLIELQRTTLVSAFLSGLENSGWLKHIRSILETAWFITRAVSNGVSVVVHCSDGWDRTAQVCSLSALLLDPFYRTIQGFQALIEKDWLSFGHKFNDRCGHISCDVKELAPIFTQFIDATYQLLQQYPHKFQFNELFLLTLHDHVHSCEHGTFIGNSEKERYILRVSERTYSLWGLMANNMHEYINPLYKCNRFNDESSSVLQPKLAPQSIILWRGMYFRFENGIHPRETYEDFLLTIHDHTSCLEDHVKLLVKRVGSLSSIMNLNNIQKKGVQGKLKFDNKFSKDPLSETIIENTTNHEEKLKNKIKINQLENELKTVALDWKSARNMDECACSTTFDAFNRQHHCWSCGDLLCTKCMGVHTILSGHLSQRAVPTCKSCSQNSSIPSTSP